In Thermus neutrinimicus, the DNA window CAGGAGGTCTGCCCCGTGGAGTGCATTTACGATGCTGGGGAGCAGCTTTACATCCATCCCGACGAGTGCATCGACTGCGGGGCCTGCGTGCCCGCCTGTCCGGTGAACGCCATCTTTCCCGAGGAGGACGTGCCCGAGCAGTGGAGGGTCTTCGTAGAGAAAAACCGCCTGTGGGCCCAGACCCTGCCCAATGTGCACGTGTTGGAGGGGAGTTGATGCCGAGCCTAGTGGTAGAGGTGCGTCAGGAAGTGCCCTTCCTACCTAAGGTGGCTTTTGCCCTTATATCCCTTGCTTACTTGGCGGGGGCAGTCTTTACTGGGCTTCACCTGGGCCTTTTCCTTCCTGGCCTTTTGCTGCGCTGGCTTCTCCTTTGGCTACTGGCTCTGGCCTTAGGTTTTAGCGCATGGCGGACCCTTTATCTCCGTGAGGAAAGGGATTTAGGAGCGGAAGCCCAGGCCTTCCTGGCGGCGGAGGAAGCAGCTTGGCGGCGTCTGGCCCAGCCCTTAGGACTAGCCCGTGCCCTCCTTGCACCATCCCTT includes these proteins:
- a CDS encoding indolepyruvate ferredoxin oxidoreductase subunit alpha → MPHVICEPCIGVKDRSCQEVCPVECIYDAGEQLYIHPDECIDCGACVPACPVNAIFPEEDVPEQWRVFVEKNRLWAQTLPNVHVLEGS